Within the Sarcophilus harrisii chromosome 2, mSarHar1.11, whole genome shotgun sequence genome, the region TCCTCAACCAGTTCCATGATGTGCTTCCCGGAAGCTGTATCCAGCAGGTGGTGGATGATGCTCTGACCTACTATGGAGGTGAGAGAAGAGACAGGCCCAGGCTGCTGCCCATACCCATTGTCCTGCCCTCTGGTATGCGGGGTGAGGGAGAAGCTCTCCCATGTAGCCCCAGTTTCCCCAGCTGTTATATATTGGTAATTTATGTGTTAGGATGCTGAATATGGAATTGGGATGCAGAGGGcattgggtggggggggggggggggggaagactgGAGACAGGGAGAACAGAGTCTAACCCTGGGCACTTTTCATGGCCACTGTGAAGGTGCAAGAAGAGGGCTCCCAAAAGGCTCTCTGACATCAGGAgggacttttccctttcctctctttcactACTTAGGCAGGGTCCAGCCATCCTTTGAGACTTTATCTGATCACTTATGAGAGAATTGGGCCAGATGACAACTATCAGATCCTTCATCCTATGAAGCTCCATTCCATTCTTCATGGGCAGGGCTGGTATTGGAGGACAAGGAGAAACTCAAAGGGCATTCGAATGCCAAGTgtagaaaaagaaagcagatgaGGAGAGGAAGAGCTCTCCAGAGCTTATGAAAGACAGCAAAAACTTTTATTGGGTAGAAAGTACTCACTTTCTACCTGGGTACTGGCCTGCCTGGAATGAGGAGAGTGGACCAGTTGTCTTTAAAACAGTTAAATTCCACAAGGTTTTATTCAGCACGTATTAAGTGCCCAGCTTAATGCTGGGAAGCAGGAAAGAGAAGCTCAATCCCAGGCAAATTTAGGACAGAAGATGGGCTGGAGGAGCTCCAAGGAAGACTTAATGGGGGCTTCTCTGGCCATGAGGAGGTCAAGCCTGGGCTAGCACTTGGAAAATGGACAGGGTTTGCTCATAGGCTAAGGAAGCTCAGTCCTATTGCAGTTTTTGGTGTCCTGAACCCCTTTTCAGTATCATATTTTtgaatgagtttaaaaaaaaaaaaacccaaaaacatgGAATTACAAAGGAACCAGTTAAGCAAAGTTCAGTtattaagacatttaaaaaactgGTTCACAGACCCAAGGTGAAGAACCCCTGACTCAGAAAGGGAAATGTGGCTGAGAGAAAGGAGGCtctaaatgctttttgaaagtCCCAAGGGTCTCCTCTGGCCAAAGAGGAGCCCATGTTCCAGCTAAGAAACCCTGGGGGTTAAGCAGTTGGGCCACCTGAGATAATGGGGGCCTATGAAAATTAGGCTAAAGACTCTGGGTTCTGTAGGTATTGAAGGTTAAAAATCACAGATTCTATGTAATGAAATGCTGGGGGGTGAGGAGGTGGGGGTGCTGTGGGCTAAACCCCCAGAATCGCTCACAGGCCCATTTTTAGATTCCATAAGTGCCTTCAGGGCCCATTTCCTGACTCGGGTCTTGCTCATGTCCTGGCGTTTCCCACACATGATGCAGATATAGTTCTCTGCCTCCTTTATCCACAGAGATTCGAAGCAGTGGCTCCCGCCTTCTGAATGCTGCAATTTGGTCTCTATTTGGAGGAGAGCTAAGCTCTCGCGACCCAAGCCTGCCACGCAACTTCCTCATCTTCAACACCTTGTCCTGGGAGCGCACCGAGGTGGTGGCCCTGCCAGGAGCCAATGGTGCTGAAAACCTGGGTACATAGGCACTGTCCCCGGAGGTCCCCCCATCCTGGGAGGGAAGAGGCCTGGTGGCCTCAGGTTACAGCTGAAAAGGACCATGAAGAAGTGGGATTTAGATGGTGAAAAAGTTCCTGCCTGGAAGGCTTAAAGATGATGGGGGTGTAGAGTGTTGAAGGTAGTGAGCAAAGAAGGGGACAAGAGGCTAATTTTGGAGTTGGGCCCGGACCGGGAGCGGAGCTTTCCTTAGGCAGGCTTAGGGCTGGGCCCTGCAGGTCATGGAGAGGGGCAGGATTTCATCTCCAGCCTTGGGAGATGGGGGAGTCCTGAGGGGAACTGGGCAGTAGTAAGCCACGCTTACCCAGTGAGGCGATAGAGAGAGCCTCTGGCTTTAAATTAGGATTGAGGACAGAGAGGAACCGAGAAGGGTCTTGGGAAGGTTCTAGCACTAActgttctcccttccctccccgaGTCCAGTGCTGGTGACAGTGCCGAGTATGGGCTACACCCAAGCCCCTGCTCCTGCCCCGCCTCCTCATGCCGTCAGAGTGGTCCAGGAGGTGAGTAACCCCCTGCAACAAGGGGTGAGAATTGTGGGGAAGAGGGAGTGAGAAGTGTAGGCTGCAGTCCTTTCTGGGACCCAGTATCAAGAGGTCTCTTCTGCTCACCTGGGAAGGGAACCCTTGGACAGCCAAATCTGGTTGGGCCATCTATCCTCAATCCCTGATCCAAATCAGTGATAAATATGAGGCAGCTCAGGACCACAGGCACCTTCCTAGGACACTACACTGGAGATTTTCCTCTAAGGGAActttaacaaacatttcttaggTGCAAGACTTGGAGAGGGTAAAAACAAAAAGCCCCTATCTTCAAGAAACTTCCATTCCACTGTGGAGGAGGCTCCAACGAGTACACATAAAATATAGTACAAGCTATTTTGAGGAGGGAGCTAAGGAGGAACCCAAGGATGCCCTGAGGGGATGGAGAATAGGCCTGGAGAACTCAGGGAAGGAGCTGATTGGTGGAGGGGAGGAATCCATCAGGCCATCAGGGGACCAGACTATggagagccttgaatgccagacTAGGGCACAGTGGAGAAGTTCTGAAAGAAAGGGCTTGGTCAGGGGAGTTGCAGATTCAGTTCATTCAAATGGATTTTCTTGCCTTCTGTGTGCGAGGCCCCATACTAAATAACTGAGGACACCAGAAAACAAAACTTACCCAAAAGAGCTTAGATTCTACTGAGAAAGCCTGGAGCTATTGAACCAGTCTTTGGATGTGATCTTTCACCCAACAATATTGTCACCTAGCCGATACCTATCTATCTGGTCCACAAACATGACTTTATTAGATTCTTTGCTACATggaacagtggaaagaacacttgaCTAATTAGCCggaggacccaggttcaaatcttcTCTGAAGCTTACTGCTTGTGTCACCTTGGGTAGATTTCCACCACctttgtttcctcctctataaaatgaggagatgggTTAGCTTGCTTCTATTCCCCCCCAGCCCTGGATCTAAGATCCCATAAATCCTATAATAGGAAATGAAGTCATTCTCACTTGGGCTGAACCCAGGGAAGCCCTGTTAGCTGCTTTGCTCTGTCAGTGTTCAGAAACTCCCCCCAAATAATGTGGTCTTAGATTTTGTGAGAATTACAAGTCAGATCCACTgcagttttcatcttttttctttgtctttattttatttttttaaattttcggCGACATTTACCCTTCTCTAGGTCTGTAGCCTACTCTTCTTCCCAGATTTTGAGAGATCACCTCAGTAATTACATTtgcccgtttttttttttttttttttcattacccaAGGATGTTGTTCATCTGAAGTTGGTGACTTGAACTCACTGAAAGAAGCTAGAAGCTGTCTGACCCCTTCCTTGTTTGCATTGGACTTCCCTTCTCTGCTACCACTTTTGTTCTAGTCTGGTCAGgctaaagattattttctttgtgaggaaaaaaaatactaaaaccaAAAAGATCAACTTGAACATTCTTGTTTTTGCTATCGCTTACCAAGATCCTGTCCCCTGCAGAcacaatcctcatccttctttcaccttcctttccctccaaatacagattaaaaaaaaaaaaaaaaaaacaatctgggCTTTTATTGCCAGCTTCGGTCCTTCTGATACAACCTTAAAATGGATCCTCCTGCCTTTGTTCTTCTTCAGCTACCTGCCCTTCTTCTCTAGAGAGCTTTTGAAAAAACCTGTGTTTGATGAGTTCCCTGTGTATCCATATGGGTCTTTTTTTAGGCAGCTacctttttccctcttcattggtACGATTTCTGATTGGTGTTTTTAGGATTTACTCTGAAGAACCTTACATCCCTTTAGGGTCAACTTGTCCTACAAAATTTCAGGCCTTTTGCTGAATTCTTTGATATTTGATCTCATTTGTTTTACAGGGGTGCATGTCAGACTGTTGggtccctctccttttctcttatgAACTCTATGATGGAATAGTCATTTTCTGGAATCACAAGATTAGGAATTCAATCTGGTCAGAACTGAGGCTGAAAAGGAGTTTCCCTTGGTGCCTCTTCATAATACAGGAGAGAGGGCCTCTGGCCACAGCATCACACATCTGTGCTAGGTTTCTCTGTATGTGGCTTTTCTCTAGCTTTCTCCCCTGTTCCTCCTTTAGTTCCCATGAGTTTTATGTCCCCACAACATCATCATTCTCTGTTCTCCCTCACCCTTCCCATCTGCACAGGCCGATGGCTCCGTGACACTGGAGAATGGCATTATCCGAGCACACCTGGACTCCATGGGCCATTTAAACTCCTTGGTTTTGGTTTCCTCAGACAGGTACCTTTGGCCCTCAATTTTCCTTCCTCTGGGGTGGCTGACTGTGCCTGTTGGGTTCCAGCCTTTTCTCATCACACAAGAACTCCCTGCCAATTGGATCCCTGGGTCCCTTATCCCAGTGAGAAGGAGGGGGCTAATCAGAGAtttatcagttttattaattgtaaCAGGAGATTAAAAtattggagaggaaagaagaaagagagccAAAATCAGGGCATCAGAGGTCTGGCTCTCCCCCCACCTTTCCTGGCTCTGTGTGTACTTTAGGCAGCTTCATCCTTTCAAAGTCAGTTAAAAACCATTAGACTTTcaggtacagtggaaagaatttgGGTCTTGGAGTTTTGAAAAGCCATGGTTAAGTCCTGGCTTTGCCATAATTCtctgaccatggacaagtcaatATGAGGGGCGTACTTGGTAAAGCTTAGTCTACAGAAATGAATGCTTTCTTCCCTCCGTCCTTGAGCCCACCCTCCCACCCTGGAGAGGAGTGGGGACTTAGGCCTTCTTTTCATTCTGTTCAGGGAAACTGTCCCCCGAGGTGTCTTTGGCAACCAGTTTGTGATGTTTGATGACATTCCCTTGTACTGGGATGCCTGGGATGTGATGGATTATCATCTGGAGACCAGGTGAGACAAATGGTATACCAGATAGGCCCCTGCTGACTGCATGAGCGATGAGCCCCCACGCTAAGGCCCTGAGCCCTCTCTCCTTAGCCTGTGGTCATGGCCACGCTGCCCCTCTCCCATCTTTAGAAGCTGAATTTAGGGACTGTGCCATGGCCTGACCCCTTCTGACCCTGTGCCCTGTAGGAAGCCAGTCACAAAGCTGGACCAAGCCCTTGAGGTGGGGATCCCAGGAGGCCTTCGAGGCAGTGTCCATTTCTCCTTGCAACTCAGTAACCGAAGCATCCTGACACAAGAAATTGTGCTGGATGCTGCCTCTCCATATCTCCAGTTTCATACTGAGGTACTGATGGGGGACCGTGGGCTGGGATAGGGGCTCATCCAGGAGTCAGCCCATCATCTCTGGCACTGAGTCTTGGGCCCTCAATCCCCCTACCATGACCTCTTGGGGAGGGAGAGCAGACATTTCCCAAAGAGCGAGTCCCAGAACTAAGGAGACTCCAttgtcttccctctctcttttgtgTGTTATTCCGCAGGTGGACTGGTATGAGTCTCACAAGTTCTTAAAGGTGGAGTTCCCTGTGTGGGCCCAGACCACCAACGCTACCTACGAGATCCAATTTGGGCATATCCAGAGACCGACACATTATAATACCTCTTGGGACTGGGCTCGATTTGAGGTGGGTTGGGAAAGGAGGGGACTAGAGCAGTAATTCCTTCTGGGTCTGGGGCAGGAAGGTGGGGTTCAGGGCTCGGTGAGAAGTGAGATTAGCAGTGAGTGGGGGGATGTAGGAGCCATCAGGGCCCAGAAGGGGCTGGTGAAGACTTGTCTCGTCACTCCAAGGTGTGGGCCCATCGATGGATGGACCTGTCAGAACATGGCTTTGGAATGGCGCTTCTCAACAATAGCAAGTATGGGGCCTCTGTTCGGAACAACATCCTCAGCCTCTCCCTGTAAGTCAGATGGATGCTTTGTCCTTGTTCTTGAGGGGGACAGTGACCTCAGGGAGCTTTTGCCATGACCTgcaagtgagggagggctgggcaaggtcgcTGGCCTCATTGCcccctccagagccctctgggaCTGGAACTGGCCCTGGATACGGGGGAGGCCTGAAGTCTCAGGATCAAAGCAGGCTCAGTGTGACTGAGGTCATACCATGATTAAGGCTGGAGAGCCAAAGAATGGCCCCTGTCATTCtgtccaaacaaacaaaacaaaaacaaagtcttAATAAATAAACTAATCTGGGAAGACCCTCAGGAAGTCAGAGAGGGAGGAGCTAGGAGAGTGGAGGAGGACCAGGGTTCTGGCTGGGCTCCTGCCCTAAGGTCCAGTCTTGCTTTCTCTCCAGAATGTACTGGTCTTTATGGGAAAGGCCACAGAGTCcagaggggtgggggagagagtggCTGGGAGGGCTCTCCACTCCCCGGGGTGAGATGCTGCAgctgcctctccccatctccataGCTTACGGGCGCCCAAATCCCCCGATGCCAATGCGGACATGGGCCATCATCAGTTCACCTATGCAATAATGCCACACATGGGTGAGTGCCTCGGGCTGGATGTGCTCCCTCTTTCCCTGTCCCTTCCCGATTCATGTGTCCTTAGGACGGGGGTTGGATCTGAGCTGCCATGTCATCTTGagtatctaaattttttttttctctggacGATTAGGGTGGCTATATCTCCCCTGCCTAACCTCCTaataaaaaggggagaaaatgggcAAGAAGGCTTTAGGAAAGCGATGTGTTTTATAGACATGGATTGAAGAGGAAAAAGTCAGACAGTGGGGCTGATGTAGCTTTGAGCAGGGCAGAAAGCTGGTTGGCTTCTTGATTTGGTGATGGACAGAGGCCCAGGATCCCCCAGCCCCTCTCGGGCTTCTGTGATGGCTGTTCTTGGGGGATCTTATTTTCTAGGAACATTCCAGGATTCTGGAGTCATCCAAGCTGCCTACAACCTCAATTACCCCCTCCATGTTATACCCACTGGGCCAGTCCTGTACCGGCCTTGGAGTGCTTTCTCTGTCTCATCGTCTGCCGTAGTGTTAGAGACTGTTAAACAGGCAAGTGGATGTTGTCAGagctcactttttcctccagggGAGAAGGGCCCAGTGATGGGGTCCAAGGGAAAGGGCTGGCCCCTAATCAGAGAAAGCTTCCCTGCTCCCCACCCTCCCGTGCCATCCCAGAGAACTGGGTTGGAGTCCGCATTAGAATCCCAGTTACGTCACCATCCTGCTCCGTCTCCATTTCCCAGTTGGTGATTGGGGCTCGGGGGTTACTTCTTAGCTTGAGGGTCCTGAAGAGTGGgatgggcctggccatcctcTTCCTCTCTGCTCCCCCAGGCCGAGGCGGGACTGCACCCCTGTGCCCTAGTGCTGCGAATGTATGAGGCACATGGCAGCCACGTGGACTTATGGCTGCAGACATCGCTCCCTGTACAAGAAGCTGTCATGTATGTGgggccatctgggggagggggagactcCGAGACCAAATCTCCCAcaagcctcattttctcttttcctcctagtTGTGATCTTCTGGAATGCCCTGACCACCGGCAACGCCTGACCCTCGAGAGCTCCCGCCTGAagctctccttctcccccttccaaGTGGTTTCTCTGCTCCTTGTGTTGCAGTCCCGAAGCCCCTGATCGAGACATAGGAGCAGCACCTTGGGCCTCCTTACCCCAAAATTCCTGGTCCCCAGACCTCAACCAAGTAGGAGCCCCCAGCATGATCCTAAGCACTTCCATTTTGGTCCCAAGCAAGTACCAGGCTCCCCCAACCCCTCTGCCTCAAAGACAATTGCCAGTGGGGTGAGGAGCGAAGCCAGACACCCTCTTGTCCAGCTCTTGGGACGGCGCCCCATTGCTCTGCCCAAGGAGCCAGTGTCCCTGACTCGGCCAGGGCCCCTCCGCCTCTGGCTCATGCTGAGGAACTCCAGTGAGCCACTAGGGGCTAGTGTGTCTCAAAGGCACACACACCCTTGTCTCCTTTGCCCTTTCCTTCCTTGAATTCCCCTTGGCCCTCGGAGCTGGTTTCTGATACATTGGACAGTGGACACGTTTCAGTCAGCccaataaatattttccttagcCAGCCCCATTTCCATTTCTCTTGGATCTCTAGCTTGGTAGTTGCCCTTAAGCCTTGCGGGCTGACCTCAGGAGTTCAGGTTGCCTCGTCGGGAAAGACCGTGTTCCCCAGGATGCCTGTGAGCATGGGCTTCTTGCCTCTTCTTCATACCGGTTTTTATGTTAAAGGGAGACTTCTCTCCAGGTTTGGCTGCTGCCCAGGGGACTATGGATGTAGTTGGGCTGTAACCCGTAGACAGGAGCAGTAAGGGAGTAGTGGACAGAACTAGAAAATGGTTCTAGGGAATCTTAGGGTCCTAGAACATTGGAATGGAGGAGGGCCTAGAGACCGAATAGAGTGctccagagaaggaagagaggccTTGGGGACAAGTGACCACTCCGTCTCCTGACTTGTAGAGAGGATACACAGTTTGGATCTGGGGGACTGAACAAGGCTGTGTGGGACCTGTGGCAGAAAGAAGCCTGTAGGGGATGAGGTCTCAGCATTCTGCAGGAAGGCCAGAACTGTACTCCAAAGAGTTGTTGGGAAAGACCCCCGGAGGCAAAGGGAGCATCAAGGAGATTAACAGGAGATGAACACAGGAGGCCATGAAGGTTCTTTTAAAGTAGGTCAGGCCATGAGGAGCTCTCAAGGAGGTGGGTAGAGAGGCTtgttcttgggggggggggggggggggggggggggggggggggtgttaaagAGTTCAGACACGAATAGCCCCCTGGTGCGAATGACCAGAAAGAACAGCCAGCTGCTCtgcttttcttttgccttttttttttcttttttaccaagAAGAGTGACCTTCAGACTCAGAAGGCCAGAACCAAGTGGCTAATGGGGAATTGGATAATAAGGGTGCCGTGACAGGCCTGGCTGCCTGTGCCCTATGAGTCATGAGTCCCCTGGCCTGGGGTGGGGAGGCCTTAGAGGCCAGGTGGATGTGGCTGCATCATGGCTTTAAAAGCCACTGGAGAAGAGTGGAGCTGGTAGGTGGGAGGCAGCAAAGGCCTCTCAAAAAAGCCAGTTCTGATCTTGGAGATCATTGACTGCTTCCAGGCTCTCCCTAGAGAGAAGTGAGAGGATGCAGTGGGCTTTCCTGGGAAGCCATGAGGTGTGCAGAAAGGGTAATCAGCCAGGAAGGAGGGGCCTGTACCGGCGGAAAACTGCCCCATGGTTTGCACCGTGCCTTGCAAAGAGTAGTTGTTCCTCACAACCACCTCAGAAAGCTGGGGCCATTATTATGCCCGTTTTATACAACAGacaaatgggttaagtgactccCCAGGGCTCCACAGCTTGGATCTGAAGAGGGCTTTGAcctgaggcttcctgactccaggccagggaCAATTGGCATTGCCCCACTGCCCTCAGTAGAGAAGACTAGAGCAGAGGGAGCACTGGCTTTGGGATTGGAGGAGCTGAGTCCAAATCCTACCCTCTCATGTTTGTGTAGCCTTGGAAAAAGTAATTTAAACAAAGGTATCTCTAGATATGTGAAGAAATGCTCTCAATCATTATTAGGgaaatgtacattaaaacaactctaggaTGCCCCCTCACCCTATCAGATTGGGGTAATATGacggaaaaggaaaatgacaaatgttggagaagtgggacactaatgcatttctggtggagttgtgaacccttgcaaccattttggaaagcagtgTGGATCTGTGCCTATtatgccctttgacccagtaatactaGGTttgtactccaaagagatcaaagaaaaggaaaaggacctttttgtatgaaatatatatatggtaGCTTTTGTTGGGtggcagataattggaaatttGAGGGTAtgcatcagttggggaatggctgaacaagttctgGCATACGGCTGGGAAGGAAggcattttataagaaataacgagcaggtgaatttcagaaaaacctgaaagactgaaatgaactgatgcaaagtgtaGGGAGCAGCACCAGAACAACACTGTActcagtaatagcaacattgtaccCATGTTCCACTGTGGTTGAACCCATGTGGCTCAGCTgcgaatgactttgctattctcagtgaTCGGAGACATTTCCAAAGAACTCTTGGTGAAAAACGACAtttgcctccagagagagaactgatgaactctcgAATGCAGGcagaagcatctttttttttttaaactttttcttcttgtctgtgttttctttgaaACGTTTTGCAAGATTGCATGGGTACATCCGTTATCaatttgcttgccttctcaaaacAGAGAATTCaaaatcatgtttaaaaaaaagttagaaattgtttttcatgtaattgggaaaaaataaaaccaaaattccagaaaaaaatttaagttcccAGGCCTCGGTTTCCTTCTAATTAAATGGGGACAGAACTAGATGGCCTTCAAGGCCCTTTCCAGTTTCAAATCTGCAATCCTGTGATCCTCACAGTAATTGAATTAAGCCCTActgtcacccccattttacagatggacagGTGAAGGTAGGAATCCTTTATTAATGATAACACTGTATGCAAAGCTCTGGGCTGCCTGAGGGGGACTCAGATGGGGAAGTAGGACAgtcctgctcttaaggagcttatttTCAATGGAGACAACACCCATGGAAGGTTTGAGCTGCAGATCAGATGAAGGGGCTCCCCGCTCCTTGGGGTGCAGCAGCAAAGACAGTAAGGCTTCTTTACTGTGACTTCTGCATATAACATGGTATCTGTTTCTGAAGTTAGGACTGGGATGAATCTGAGGCTGGCCCAGGGAGGGCTaagattttcccagggtcacttCTGATCCAGGATTTACACTCAGGTCTTCAGCTGTCTCCTAGATGAACCTTAGGCTTCCCtctctttttgatattttatagtTAGGAAGTTCtgaagtctttttcttctttctggtcCTTTTTTCCTAAATtcgagtttttctttttttttcttttttttttttttttaggagatgTGAATGAATCACCACAGGGGGGTGATAACAGGACTTAAGATTTCTAGTTAGATTTTTATTGTCAACATGTATAAAAGCATCTCCAAAGCTGGTTCAAAAGCTCTAAAATCATCCTGGATTTCAACCCTGCTGGGAGAGGAGCCGGGAACAAGGGAGTGGGGTGCCTGACTGGGGTGGGAAAGGCAAGAAGTGGATAAAAGACATTTGGAGTTCCCTCCCAACTTGGGGTTAGGGGAGCAAAGGCACTGACACGAAAGAAAGGATTTGGAGCTCCAAGGCTCTGGGTGCTGAGCTTCCCTTGCTTCCCTTGGCACCAATCCATCTCAGCTGTGGAAATCAATCCTTTTCAGACATCAGTTGAACCTTTTGGTCAGGATTGTGCACAGGCCCAAGAAAACTGCcaatgaatattatgaaaagcaTTGTATCCTCCAAATCTGAAGCCTGAGCCTTTTGCCAGATTCTCCTGGCTGCCCTGATCCTGGGGTGGTCCACATCCCCTCTCCCCATCATGGAGCTAACAGGAGGaccggggggggagggggcgcgcCTCTCCCACCCTGCGGCTGAAGCTTCAAGGAGGAGACAGGCCAGGTTCAGGATGGCCGCTGGGTGACggaggtggggaggaagatgGAGAGAGTCTGGGCTTGGAAGTAGCTTTCCCCTTCCTGGTTCTGGCTGTTGAAGGAGAGGAAGCAGAACTGTGAGATGGAGCTCCTGACGCAGAGAGGATGGAGATCCAAGGATCTTTTCGCTGTGGTTGCCTGCCTCTTCCACTCTTGCTTGGGCCCTCTCCCCCACCTGGAACTCCCTTTCCAGCTTCACTTCGTCCCCAATTCTTCCTTGTCCTTCAATCCCATTCCTCTAGTGAACCTCCCTCAACTCCTCCAGCCAC harbors:
- the MAN2C1 gene encoding alpha-mannosidase 2C1 isoform X3, coding for MKFTFSGRVMEKAYYGGMGNQSSLTLYVETACNGLFGAGKGSMIAPPDNEKRFNVTRADMAVFHRDVYDLMMDMEILLGMAKCLGEGSQRSFQALYTANQMVNMCDPTDPGTFSTARSLASGIFRQRNGDSQHTIHAIGHCHIDSAWLWPFKETIRKCARSWSSAIQLMEKNPQFTFACSQAQQYEWVKRYYPSLYSRIKEYVRAGQFIPVGGTWVEMDGNLPSGESMVRQFLQGQNFFLQEFGKVCSEFWLPDTFGYSAQLPQIMRGCGIQRFLTQKLSWNLVNSFPHHTFFWKGIDGSRVLAHFPPGDSYGMEGRVEEVLKTMNNNKDKGRVNHSAFLYGFGDGGGGPTQIMLDRLERMKDTDGLPRVYFSTPDRFFSLLERDTGQLCTWVGELFLELHNGSYTTHAQIKKENRDCEQILHDVELLSSLALTRSESFQYPSAELQHLWRLLLLNQFHDVLPGSCIQQVVDDALTYYGEIRSSGSRLLNAAIWSLFGGELSSRDPSLPRNFLIFNTLSWERTEVVALPGANGAENLVLVTVPSMGYTQAPAPAPPPHAVRVVQEADGSVTLENGIIRAHLDSMGHLNSLVLVSSDRETVPRGVFGNQFVMFDDIPLYWDAWDVMDYHLETRKPVTKLDQALEVGIPGGLRGSVHFSLQLSNRSILTQEIVLDAASPYLQFHTEVDWYESHKFLKVEFPVWAQTTNATYEIQFGHIQRPTHYNTSWDWARFEVWAHRWMDLSEHGFGMALLNNSKYGASVRNNILSLSLLRAPKSPDANADMGHHQFTYAIMPHMGTFQDSGVIQAAYNLNYPLHVIPTGPVLYRPWSAFSVSSSAVVLETVKQAEAGLHPCALVLRMYEAHGSHVDLWLQTSLPVQEAVICDLLECPDHRQRLTLESSRLKLSFSPFQVVSLLLVLQSRSP